One genomic window of Micromonospora sp. WMMD1128 includes the following:
- the ftsE gene encoding cell division ATP-binding protein FtsE: MIQLEQVTKTYPKASRPSLDNVSVSIEKGEFVFFIGPSGSGKSTIIKLLLHEVTPNKGRVVVNGKDVTSMRSWKRPHFRRSIGCVFQDFRLLPNRTAYENVAFALEVIGKTKAVARRVVPEVLELVGLGGKEHRYPHELSGGEQQRVAVARAFVNRPLILLADEPTGNLDPDTSIEIMRLLDRINRTGTTVVMVTHDSNIVNQMRRRVIEIESGRIVRDQARGVYG, from the coding sequence GTGATTCAGCTTGAGCAAGTGACGAAGACGTACCCGAAGGCGTCCCGGCCTTCGCTCGACAACGTGTCCGTCTCGATCGAGAAGGGCGAGTTCGTCTTCTTCATCGGTCCATCCGGCTCCGGCAAGTCCACCATCATCAAGTTGCTGCTGCACGAGGTGACGCCCAACAAGGGCCGCGTCGTCGTCAACGGCAAGGACGTCACGTCGATGCGTTCGTGGAAGCGCCCCCACTTCCGGCGTTCGATCGGCTGCGTCTTCCAGGACTTCCGGTTGCTGCCGAACCGCACCGCGTACGAGAACGTGGCGTTCGCGCTCGAGGTGATCGGCAAGACGAAGGCGGTGGCCCGTCGGGTCGTGCCGGAGGTGCTGGAACTGGTCGGTCTCGGCGGCAAGGAGCACCGCTACCCGCACGAGCTCTCCGGTGGTGAGCAGCAGCGCGTCGCGGTGGCGCGGGCGTTCGTGAACCGGCCGCTCATCCTGCTGGCCGACGAGCCGACCGGAAACCTGGACCCGGACACCTCGATCGAGATCATGCGCCTGCTGGACCGGATCAACCGCACCGGCACGACCGTCGTGATGGTCACGCACGACTCCAACATCGTGAACCAGATGCGGCGCCGGGTGATCGAG